From the Elusimicrobiota bacterium genome, one window contains:
- a CDS encoding tetratricopeptide repeat protein: MNLRFTGILVLSILVLPGCIATRKDIDGLNASISELQRELSVLRKNQASLSSDIKGLSQTIETLNEHLDENKRYINIMLNKFDDFDAVMGSRLKDIRQNLPTPVNPSGKEVTPTELYQMAYSDYFAGKYDLAILGFENLIAKYPNTKIAADGQYYLSECLFAKKLYENAVASYDRYVKANPRGEKTFAALYRKALVLKQINRIPEAQEIWEQLSINAPETPEGKQAKERLYELTKSSPSKKQD; this comes from the coding sequence ATGAACCTACGTTTTACAGGAATCCTGGTTTTATCTATCCTTGTTTTACCCGGGTGTATAGCTACACGTAAGGATATTGACGGGTTAAACGCTTCTATATCTGAACTTCAGCGTGAACTTTCTGTCTTACGAAAAAACCAGGCGTCGTTGTCATCAGATATTAAAGGGTTGAGCCAGACAATTGAAACTCTGAATGAGCATCTTGACGAGAATAAGCGGTATATCAATATTATGCTTAATAAATTCGATGATTTTGATGCTGTTATGGGTTCACGGTTGAAGGATATCCGGCAGAACCTTCCTACACCGGTGAATCCTTCCGGTAAAGAAGTTACCCCGACGGAGTTATACCAGATGGCGTACAGCGATTATTTCGCGGGGAAGTATGACCTCGCAATCCTGGGGTTTGAAAATTTGATTGCCAAGTACCCTAATACAAAAATTGCAGCGGATGGGCAGTATTACCTGTCAGAATGTTTATTTGCGAAGAAGTTATATGAGAACGCTGTTGCTTCATATGATAGGTATGTCAAAGCAAATCCCAGAGGTGAGAAAACATTTGCTGCGCTGTATCGTAAAGCCTTGGTATTGAAACAAATTAACCGCATACCTGAAGCACAGGAAATTTGGGAGCAGTTAAGTATTAACGCTCCGGAAACGCCTGAAGGGAAACAAGCGAAGGAGAGGTTGTACGAGTTAACAAAATCATCTCCTTCCAAAAAACAGGACTGA
- a CDS encoding OmpA family protein: MQKLKLLFMAITMVFLTLNILGCPKKPVVKLEPEKVVVTTPLTPSTTEQAITEDTQQPEDNLPAEPEIRGKEWDEAKNLKTVIFDYDKFDVRDDMKSVVETNAEVLKKNGDVTILIEGHSCECGTVEYNLGLGQRRAKILREYYAQLGIDPARIATISYGEEMLLHPGACVNGDSELGAQNRRAVTKLQKK; this comes from the coding sequence ATGCAAAAATTGAAATTATTGTTTATGGCAATAACAATGGTTTTTCTGACATTAAATATTTTAGGTTGTCCAAAAAAGCCGGTAGTCAAGCTTGAACCTGAAAAAGTGGTTGTTACTACGCCGTTAACTCCCAGTACAACTGAGCAAGCAATTACTGAAGATACTCAGCAACCAGAAGATAACCTGCCGGCAGAACCCGAAATACGTGGGAAAGAATGGGATGAAGCTAAAAACCTTAAAACAGTAATATTTGATTACGATAAATTTGATGTCCGTGACGATATGAAATCTGTGGTTGAAACTAACGCTGAAGTCCTGAAAAAAAATGGTGACGTAACAATACTGATTGAAGGTCATAGTTGTGAGTGCGGGACTGTGGAATACAATCTCGGGCTTGGCCAGCGGCGCGCAAAAATTTTGCGTGAGTACTACGCTCAACTGGGTATTGATCCTGCGCGGATCGCTACAATATCGTATGGCGAAGAAATGTTGTTGCATCCCGGTGCATGCGTGAACGGTGATTCTGAACTTGGCGCGCAAAACCGCCGTGCTGTTACTAAACTCCAGAAAAAGTGA
- the uvrA gene encoding excinuclease ABC subunit UvrA produces MEFIRIRGAREHNLKNIDIDIPRNKLVVVTGLSGSGKSTLAFDTIYAEGQRRYVESLSAYARQFLQLLDKPDVDFVEGLSPAIAIQQRAPSYNPRSTVGTVTEIYDYLRLLYARVGKPHCPACGRVIEPQTVQQIVDTLLSMGAGVKLQILAPLVRGRKGEYRELFTRLQREGYARIRIDGKVYGLEEEIKLNKMQRHDIELVVDRVVPEDNKETRERVADSVETALKMGQGVMAVAVTRNSGSKDELKYFSEHHSCVTCGISLPEISPRLFSFNAPYGACPECTGLGTKIEVDPDLVVPDKSLSVNTGAVLPWRNPITTRRNRWKGAWTGYYNEILTGVSQRHGIDLDKPFKELSKEEQNILLYGDGDYEGVINNLDRRYRETESEFVKEEIFGKYIRSHICPVCNGGRLKPEVLAVTVGGKNVVEVTAMSITQAAEFFGNLNLTQREQKIAYQVLKEINARVKFLLDVGLDYLTIGRNTMTLSGGEAARIHLATQIGSGLVGVLYVLDEPTIGLHARDNHRLVDTMTKLRDIGNTVLVVEHDENVIRKADWVIDLGPGAGSNGGEVIAQGTLEQIRKVEASLTGQYFNGILKIPLPSARREGNGKKIEIIGAKQFNLKNIDTNIPLGKFVCVTGVSGSGKSTLVHEILYKSLAQELYHSKEKPGSVRTVKGIENIDKVIIVNQAPIGRTPRSNPVTYTGVFAHIRDIFARLPEAKRRGYQPGRFSFNVKGGRCEACQGDGMTKIEMQFLPDVYVKCDVCQGRRFNEETLAVRYKEKSIYDVLEMPVDEAVTFFENIHFVQRVFKTISDVGLGYIKLGQPATTLSGGEAQRVKLASELCRRATGKTLYILDEPTTGLHFADVAKLLDVLQRLVDNGNTVLIIEHNLEVVKSADWIIDLGPEGGHRGGFVVAEGTPEAVVKNTKSYTGSYLKTFLDK; encoded by the coding sequence GTATCCGCGGTGCGCGGGAACATAATCTTAAAAATATCGATATTGATATCCCAAGGAATAAACTAGTCGTTGTGACTGGTTTGTCCGGTTCAGGGAAGTCTACTCTTGCATTTGATACTATATATGCCGAAGGTCAGAGAAGGTATGTAGAATCATTATCCGCTTATGCTCGTCAGTTTTTGCAGTTACTTGACAAACCAGATGTTGATTTTGTTGAGGGATTGTCTCCTGCGATTGCAATCCAGCAACGCGCACCGTCGTATAATCCTCGGTCTACTGTCGGGACGGTTACCGAAATATATGATTATCTCCGGTTATTATACGCTCGGGTAGGGAAGCCGCATTGCCCGGCCTGCGGGCGTGTGATTGAACCGCAAACCGTGCAACAGATTGTTGATACTCTTCTAAGTATGGGTGCCGGGGTTAAACTCCAAATTCTTGCTCCTCTTGTCCGGGGAAGAAAAGGTGAGTACCGCGAATTGTTTACACGGTTACAGCGTGAAGGTTATGCGCGAATTAGAATAGATGGGAAAGTGTATGGGTTGGAAGAAGAGATTAAACTTAACAAGATGCAGCGGCATGATATTGAACTCGTGGTTGACCGCGTAGTGCCGGAGGATAATAAGGAAACACGGGAACGCGTAGCGGATTCAGTGGAAACCGCGTTAAAGATGGGCCAGGGTGTTATGGCTGTGGCGGTAACGCGGAATAGCGGGAGTAAGGATGAACTAAAGTATTTTAGTGAACACCATTCGTGTGTCACCTGCGGGATAAGTTTACCGGAAATATCCCCGCGGTTATTTTCGTTTAACGCACCCTACGGTGCGTGTCCTGAATGCACAGGGTTAGGGACAAAAATTGAGGTTGACCCTGACCTTGTGGTACCGGATAAAAGTTTATCAGTGAACACCGGTGCGGTGTTACCCTGGAGAAATCCTATCACTACCCGGCGTAACCGTTGGAAAGGCGCGTGGACGGGGTATTACAATGAAATCCTTACTGGCGTATCGCAACGCCACGGGATTGACCTTGATAAACCGTTTAAGGAGTTGAGTAAGGAAGAACAAAATATATTGTTATACGGTGACGGTGATTATGAAGGTGTGATTAATAATCTTGACCGCCGTTACCGCGAGACAGAATCTGAGTTTGTGAAAGAAGAAATATTTGGGAAGTATATACGTTCACATATATGCCCGGTGTGTAACGGCGGGAGGTTGAAACCTGAAGTCTTGGCGGTGACGGTCGGCGGGAAAAATGTTGTGGAAGTTACGGCTATGAGCATCACACAGGCAGCTGAGTTTTTTGGTAATCTCAACCTTACCCAGCGGGAACAAAAGATCGCGTATCAGGTTCTGAAAGAAATTAATGCGCGGGTTAAGTTTCTGTTGGATGTCGGGCTGGATTATCTTACCATCGGGAGAAATACAATGACATTATCCGGTGGTGAGGCAGCAAGGATTCATTTAGCGACACAAATCGGGTCAGGATTAGTCGGGGTCCTGTACGTCCTTGATGAACCTACAATCGGGCTGCACGCGCGGGATAATCACCGGTTGGTGGATACCATGACTAAACTCAGGGATATCGGTAATACCGTCTTAGTTGTGGAACACGATGAAAATGTTATCCGTAAAGCGGACTGGGTGATTGACCTTGGTCCCGGGGCGGGATCCAATGGCGGTGAAGTTATCGCACAAGGTACCTTGGAGCAAATAAGGAAGGTTGAAGCGTCGCTTACAGGACAGTATTTTAATGGAATCCTAAAAATTCCGTTACCCTCAGCCCGTAGGGAAGGTAATGGTAAGAAAATCGAAATCATTGGAGCAAAACAGTTTAACCTAAAAAATATTGATACCAATATTCCGTTAGGGAAGTTCGTATGCGTGACCGGTGTGTCCGGGTCGGGTAAGAGTACGTTAGTACATGAGATTTTGTATAAATCACTTGCACAGGAGTTGTATCATTCAAAAGAAAAACCGGGATCTGTTCGCACAGTGAAAGGTATAGAAAATATTGATAAGGTAATCATTGTCAACCAGGCGCCGATCGGGCGTACACCGAGGTCAAATCCTGTTACGTACACCGGCGTGTTTGCGCATATACGCGACATTTTTGCGAGGTTACCGGAAGCTAAACGCCGGGGGTATCAGCCGGGACGGTTTTCGTTTAATGTCAAAGGCGGGCGGTGTGAAGCATGCCAGGGTGATGGTATGACAAAGATTGAGATGCAATTTCTTCCTGACGTATATGTCAAGTGTGATGTGTGCCAGGGCCGGAGGTTTAATGAGGAAACTCTTGCGGTGAGGTATAAAGAAAAAAGTATATACGACGTTCTTGAGATGCCGGTGGATGAGGCGGTAACGTTTTTTGAGAATATACATTTTGTACAGCGCGTATTTAAGACCATTTCTGATGTTGGGTTGGGATACATAAAACTTGGCCAGCCGGCAACAACGTTATCCGGTGGGGAAGCACAGCGCGTTAAACTCGCAAGTGAACTTTGCCGCCGTGCAACGGGTAAGACGTTGTATATTCTTGATGAACCAACCACAGGGTTGCATTTTGCGGATGTCGCAAAACTGTTGGATGTACTGCAGCGTTTGGTGGATAACGGGAATACGGTGTTGATCATAGAACATAACCTCGAAGTTGTAAAATCTGCGGATTGGATTATTGACCTTGGGCCTGAAGGTGGCCACCGCGGAGGGTTCGTTGTTGCAGAAGGAACTCCGGAAGCTGTTGTTAAAAACACAAAGTCATATACCGGGTCATACCTAAAAACATTTCTTGATAAATGA